Within the Streptomyces sp. NBC_00353 genome, the region AAGTTCCAGGCGAGCTACATCGGTGACCAAGGTGTCCAGCTTGCCGACACACTGCAGAAGAAGTTCGAGAGCGGTGACATCGAGAAGGGTTACACCGTCTCGCCGTCGAAGCAGTCGCCGTTCATCTCGATCCTTCTCTCGCTGCTGCCCTTCGTCCTGATCGTGGTCGTCTTCCTGTTCCTGATGAATCAGATGCAGGGTGGCGGCTCCAAGGTCATGCAGTTCGGCAAGTCCAAGGCCAAGCTGATCACCAAGGACACCCCGAAGACGACGTTCGCCGATGTGGCGGGGTCCGACGAGGCGGTCGAGGAACTCCACGAGATCAAGGAGTTCCTCCAGGAGCCGGCGAAGTTCCAGGCAGTCGGGGCCAAGATCCCCAAGGGCGTCCTGCTGTACGGGCCTCCCGGTACGGGCAAGACGCTGCTCGCACGCGCCGTCGCGGGCGAGGCGGGCGTCCCGTTCTACTCGATCTCCGGTTCCGACTTCGTCGAGATGTTCGTCGGTGTCGGTGCCTCCCGGGTACGTGACCTGTTCGAGCAGGCCAAGGCGAACGCCCCGGCGATCGTCTTCGTCGACGAGATCGACGCCGTCGGCCGGCACCGCGGTGCGGGTCTCGGCGGTGGTCACGACGAGCGCGAGCAGACCCTGAACCAGCTGCTCGTCGAGATGGACGGATTCGACGTGAAGGGCGGCGTGATCCTGATCGCCGCCACGAACCGGCCGGACATCCTCGACCCGGCGCTGCTGCGTCCGGGCCGCTTCGACCGGCAGATCGCGGTCGACCGGCCGGACATGCAGGGCCGTCTCGAGATCCTCAAGGTGCACCAGAAGGGCAAGCCGGTCGCCCCGGACGTCGATCTCGGCGCCGTGGCCCGTCGTACGCCCGGCTTCACCGGTGCCGACCTGTCGAACGTGCTGAACGAAGCGGCGCTCCTCACGGCGCGCAGCAACCTGAAGCTGATCGACAACGAAATGCTGGACGAGGCGATCGACCGCGTCGTGGCCGGCCCGCAGAAGCGGACCCGGATCATGTCCGACAAGGAGAAGAAGATCACCGCGTACCACGAGGGCGGACACGCCCTGGTCGCGGCGGCTTCGCCGAACTCGGACCCGGTGCACAAGATCACGATCCTCTCCCGCGGCCGCGCCCTCGGTTACACGATGGTGCTGCCCGAGGAGGACAAGTACTCCACGACGCGCAACGAGATGCTCGACCAGCTTGCCTACATGCTGGGCGGGCGCGCGGCCGAGGAGCTGGTCTTCCACGACCCGACCACCGGCGCTGCGAACGACATCGAGAAGGCCAGTGCCACGGCCCGCGCGATGGTCACGCAGTACGGCATGACGGAGCGGCTCGGCGCGATCAAGTTCGGCGGCGACAACACCGAGCCCTTCCTGGGCCGGGAGATGGGCCACCAGCGCGACTACTCGGAAGAGGTCGCGGCGCTCGTCGACGAAGAGGTCAAGAAGCTCATCGAGACGGCGCACAACGAGGCCTGGGAGATCCTCGTCGAGAACCGCGACGTTCT harbors:
- the ftsH gene encoding ATP-dependent zinc metalloprotease FtsH, with amino-acid sequence MDVKRYFRGPVMWIVLAVLAVVVLMQVVGSSGGYKTVDTGKVIQAISKDQVEQAKLTTGDEQILKIELKDGQKLPGESGSKFQASYIGDQGVQLADTLQKKFESGDIEKGYTVSPSKQSPFISILLSLLPFVLIVVVFLFLMNQMQGGGSKVMQFGKSKAKLITKDTPKTTFADVAGSDEAVEELHEIKEFLQEPAKFQAVGAKIPKGVLLYGPPGTGKTLLARAVAGEAGVPFYSISGSDFVEMFVGVGASRVRDLFEQAKANAPAIVFVDEIDAVGRHRGAGLGGGHDEREQTLNQLLVEMDGFDVKGGVILIAATNRPDILDPALLRPGRFDRQIAVDRPDMQGRLEILKVHQKGKPVAPDVDLGAVARRTPGFTGADLSNVLNEAALLTARSNLKLIDNEMLDEAIDRVVAGPQKRTRIMSDKEKKITAYHEGGHALVAAASPNSDPVHKITILSRGRALGYTMVLPEEDKYSTTRNEMLDQLAYMLGGRAAEELVFHDPTTGAANDIEKASATARAMVTQYGMTERLGAIKFGGDNTEPFLGREMGHQRDYSEEVAALVDEEVKKLIETAHNEAWEILVENRDVLDNLVLQLLEKETLGKEQIAEIFAGIVKRPARPAWTGSARRTPSTRPPVLSPKELALTNGVTTANGSTPTDTASAAPATEAIPEERPES